A DNA window from Daucus carota subsp. sativus chromosome 3, DH1 v3.0, whole genome shotgun sequence contains the following coding sequences:
- the LOC108212602 gene encoding succinate dehydrogenase [ubiquinone] iron-sulfur subunit 2, mitochondrial, with protein MAAALLRRVAATFRPPLPGFRAHASQSSNANLKTFQIYRWNPENLKKPEMKSYTVDLKECGPMVLDALFLIKSQLDATLTFRRSCREGICGSCAMNIDGCNGLACLTKIESGSSVTMITPLPHMFVIKDLVVDMTNFYNQYKSIEPWLKRKTATKDGKEVLQSKKDREKLEGMYECILCACCSTSCPSYWWNPESYLGPAALLHANRWIMDSRDEYTKERLDAICDEFKLYRCHTILNCARACPKGLNPGKQINNIKKLEAKSV; from the exons ATGGCAGCAGCTTTGCTCAGGCGGGTGGCAGCTACATTTCGGCCACCACTGCCCGGATTCCGGGCCCACGCATCGCAATCCAGCAATGCCAATCTAAAAACATTCCAAATTTACAGATGGAACCCCGAAAATTTAAAGAAACCCGAAATGAAAAGCTACACTGTTGATCTCAAGGAATGCGGACCAATGGTCTTGGATGCACTCTTCCTGATCAAGAGCCAGCTCGATGCCACGCTGACTTTTCGACGATCATGTCGTGAAGGCATCTGTGGATCATGTGCAATGAACATTGATGGTTGTAATGGTTTGGCTTGTTTGACAAAGATTGAATCAGGATCGTCTGTGACCATGATAACACCGTTGCCCCATATGTTTGTTATTAAGGATCTGGTTGTGGACATGACTAATTTTTATAATCAGTATAAGAGTATTGAGCCGTGGTTGAAGAGGAAGACTGCGACGAAAGATGGAAAAGAAGTGTTGCAGAGTAAGAAAGACAGGGAGAAACTTGAAGGAATGTATGAGTGTATATTGTGTGCTTGTTGTAGTACTTCTTGTCCTAGTTATTGGTGGAACCCTGAGTCGTATCTCGGCCCTGCTGCTCTTCTTCATGCTAATCG ATGGATTATGGATAGTCGGGACGAATACACGAAGGAGCGTTTAGATGCAATATGTGACGAATTCAAATTATACAGGTGCCACACAATCTTAAACTGTGCACGTGCCTGCCCCAAGGGACTAAATCCTGGAAAGCAAATTAACAACATCAAGAAGCTCGAGGCTAAATCTGTGTAA